One Nitrospirota bacterium genomic region harbors:
- a CDS encoding DUF3365 domain-containing protein, producing the protein MKQTLLWGTVLVMLALLAGFGYWGLSMLTRESNEPATIAPETAADYLHAVIEANRTVYTKDIVDKMQQKGIVEAAEHWKQEASLPLPAQFLIETGKLVAEKEAGIKYRLVSLSPIYVWNAPQTDFERRGLEAIVKNPAEPFKGYVRVGRERFFQAIYADLAVSASCVACHNAHPNSPRRNYKLNDVMGGLVITIPVGR; encoded by the coding sequence ATGAAGCAAACGCTGCTCTGGGGAACGGTGCTCGTGATGCTCGCCCTGCTGGCCGGATTCGGCTACTGGGGCCTCTCGATGCTGACCAGGGAATCCAACGAGCCGGCGACGATCGCGCCGGAGACCGCGGCGGATTACCTGCACGCTGTCATCGAGGCGAACCGCACGGTTTACACGAAGGACATCGTGGACAAGATGCAGCAGAAGGGCATCGTGGAGGCGGCCGAACACTGGAAGCAGGAGGCGTCCCTGCCTCTGCCGGCCCAGTTCCTGATCGAGACCGGCAAGCTCGTCGCCGAGAAGGAAGCCGGGATCAAATACCGGCTGGTGAGCCTCTCCCCGATCTACGTGTGGAACGCGCCCCAGACGGACTTCGAACGGCGGGGTCTCGAAGCGATCGTGAAGAATCCCGCCGAGCCGTTCAAGGGCTACGTGCGCGTCGGCCGGGAGCGGTTCTTTCAGGCGATCTACGCGGACCTGGCAGTCTCCGCGTCCTGCGTCGCCTGTCACAATGCGCATCCCAACAGTCCGAGACGGAACTACAAGCTCAACGACGTCATGGGCGGGCTCGTGATCACGATCCCGGTCGGCCGGTAG
- a CDS encoding amidohydrolase family protein, which translates to MTGRDGEENMTLAFRQARIIDGLGRTLERAALVIHGDRIAVVGPEGRVTVPRSAARIDARGLTILPGLIDCHVHLGLGGEPDVVAAIEAEAPALTLLKAARFARLTLEAGFTTVRDLGARDHGIIALKQAVAAGLTPGPRILAAGLAICMTGGHARFIGREADGPTEIVRAVREQLAAGADVIKFIASGGVLTPGTSPDCPQLTLEELAAGMAEARGAGRRIAAHAHGAEGMKNAVRAGVHSIEHATLMDDDAAALMRDHAVFMVPTLSALHQTADRGSACGIPESAVAKARAIRARHEASFKKAHRGGIAIALGTDAGTPFNYHGDNAQELERMVALGMSPMEALVAATSAASRLLGLADEVGTIETGKLADLVVVEGNPLKRIGLLRDRGRLVGVMRGGRFVSGPLSKTVMGDR; encoded by the coding sequence ATGACCGGAAGGGACGGGGAAGAGAACATGACGCTGGCCTTTCGACAGGCCCGGATCATTGACGGGCTCGGGCGGACGCTCGAGCGGGCGGCGCTCGTGATCCACGGCGACCGGATCGCCGTGGTCGGCCCGGAAGGCCGGGTCACCGTCCCTCGAAGCGCGGCGCGGATTGACGCGCGCGGCTTGACCATTCTCCCCGGCCTCATCGACTGCCACGTGCACCTGGGCCTGGGGGGGGAGCCGGACGTCGTGGCCGCCATCGAGGCCGAGGCCCCGGCCCTCACGCTCCTGAAGGCCGCGCGCTTCGCCCGCCTCACGCTCGAAGCCGGGTTTACGACCGTACGCGACCTCGGCGCCCGGGACCACGGGATCATCGCGCTCAAGCAGGCCGTCGCCGCCGGCCTGACGCCCGGCCCCAGGATCCTGGCGGCCGGGCTCGCCATCTGCATGACGGGCGGACACGCCCGCTTCATCGGGCGCGAGGCCGACGGTCCGACGGAGATCGTGCGCGCGGTGCGCGAGCAACTGGCGGCCGGGGCGGACGTGATCAAGTTCATCGCGTCCGGCGGCGTGCTGACTCCGGGCACCTCCCCCGACTGCCCGCAACTGACCCTGGAGGAGCTGGCGGCCGGAATGGCCGAGGCCCGCGGCGCCGGCCGGCGCATCGCCGCCCACGCCCACGGAGCCGAGGGCATGAAGAACGCCGTCCGCGCCGGGGTCCATTCGATCGAGCACGCGACGCTGATGGACGACGATGCGGCGGCCCTGATGCGGGACCACGCGGTGTTCATGGTCCCGACCCTGTCCGCCCTCCATCAGACGGCGGATCGTGGCTCGGCCTGCGGAATTCCCGAGTCGGCCGTGGCCAAGGCCCGCGCGATCCGGGCCAGGCACGAGGCCAGCTTCAAGAAGGCCCATCGGGGCGGGATCGCGATCGCGCTCGGGACCGACGCGGGCACCCCCTTCAACTACCACGGAGACAACGCGCAGGAGTTGGAGCGGATGGTGGCGCTGGGCATGAGCCCGATGGAGGCTCTGGTGGCCGCCACCTCGGCCGCCTCCCGGTTGCTGGGCCTCGCGGACGAGGTCGGCACGATCGAGACGGGCAAGCTCGCGGACCTCGTGGTCGTGGAGGGGAACCCGCTCAAGCGGATCGGCCTCCTGCGGGATCGGGGTCGGCTCGTCGGGGTGATGCGGGGCGGGCGGTTCGTCAGCGGCCCCCTTTCTAAGACGGTGATGGGTGATCGGTGA
- a CDS encoding MFS transporter: MPTGRASTEPMPRSSWHQGVTSYQWLVLFVAWMGWVFDSMDATIYAIVLHPALEELLGRSSGGPVSQGAIGWYGGLILSIFLIGWAIGGVLFGVLADYFGRTKTLVATILIYALFTGLAALAQDWWHLAAYRFFTALGIGGEWAAGAAIVAEVWPEEKRAKAAGILQSAWAAGFFLAAAMNLLLRGYGWRLLFVVGVLPAFVALLVRLWVKEPDRWVQARQRELASGTAGRVKLPILFQGPFRRATMIGSTLAFVAVFGIWGATNWTPTLIEALPDMKDLSREALSGYVSYAIMTLNLGSLAGYLCFGPLADRFGRRPVFALMCAGSLVMLPLTFLTPHSYLHVLLLLPVLGFFSNGIFSGFPIYLPELYPTSLRATGAGFCFNAGRVLASLGPFATGFLVTALGSFGLAASAVALIYVIGLAVLPFARETRGRPLPE, translated from the coding sequence ATGCCGACCGGCCGTGCTTCAACCGAGCCCATGCCCCGCTCCTCCTGGCACCAGGGCGTGACCTCCTACCAGTGGCTGGTGCTGTTCGTCGCCTGGATGGGGTGGGTGTTCGACTCCATGGACGCGACGATCTATGCGATCGTCCTGCACCCGGCGCTGGAGGAGCTGCTCGGCCGGTCGTCGGGCGGCCCCGTGAGCCAGGGCGCCATCGGCTGGTATGGCGGGCTGATCCTCTCCATCTTCCTGATCGGCTGGGCCATCGGCGGGGTCCTGTTCGGCGTGCTCGCCGACTACTTCGGCCGGACGAAGACGCTCGTCGCCACGATCCTGATCTACGCGCTCTTCACCGGGCTGGCGGCCCTGGCGCAGGACTGGTGGCACCTGGCCGCCTACCGCTTCTTCACCGCGCTGGGGATCGGGGGAGAGTGGGCCGCCGGCGCGGCGATCGTGGCGGAGGTCTGGCCGGAAGAAAAACGCGCCAAGGCGGCCGGCATCCTCCAGTCGGCCTGGGCCGCCGGCTTCTTCCTCGCCGCAGCCATGAACCTGCTCCTCAGGGGATACGGCTGGCGCCTGCTCTTCGTGGTGGGCGTCCTGCCGGCGTTCGTCGCGCTCCTGGTTCGCCTGTGGGTCAAGGAGCCGGACCGGTGGGTCCAGGCCCGCCAACGGGAATTGGCCAGCGGCACGGCCGGCCGCGTGAAGCTCCCGATCCTCTTCCAGGGCCCTTTCCGGCGGGCGACGATGATCGGCTCGACGCTCGCGTTCGTCGCCGTGTTCGGCATCTGGGGCGCCACCAACTGGACCCCCACGTTGATCGAGGCCCTGCCGGACATGAAGGATCTGAGCCGCGAGGCCCTGTCCGGCTACGTGAGCTACGCGATCATGACGCTGAACCTGGGGTCGCTCGCCGGCTACCTCTGCTTCGGCCCCCTGGCCGACCGGTTCGGGCGCCGGCCCGTCTTCGCGCTGATGTGCGCGGGCAGCCTCGTGATGCTGCCGCTCACCTTCCTGACTCCCCATTCCTACCTCCACGTCCTGTTGCTCCTGCCGGTCCTGGGCTTCTTCAGCAACGGCATCTTCAGCGGATTCCCGATCTACCTGCCGGAGCTCTATCCGACGAGCCTGCGCGCGACCGGCGCGGGCTTCTGCTTCAACGCCGGACGCGTCCTGGCCTCGCTGGGCCCCTTCGCGACCGGTTTCCTCGTCACCGCCCTGGGCAGCTTCGGCCTGGCCGCCAGCGCCGTGGCGCTGATTTACGTGATCGGGCTCGCGGTCCTCCCCTTCGCCCGGGAAACGCGGGGCCGTCCCTTGCCGGAATGA
- a CDS encoding BamA/TamA family outer membrane protein: protein MTVRTVSLICALALLLATGPAGADPAPQPPLAGKLIGPPEPGVSSDALALSEDKQGRVVSKDEDLGPFFRRGNLTFLPLPAFAYTRNESFYVGGLMPILKSGEQGEINDIFAPQYLYNEFVGSSLTMNYYGYRTDTVQYRAIVNYAERVQQNYDFSYKDLGAGGGRYIIGGQINWFKDPFKRFFGLGNGAPLFAESNYTSREFNVNGYVGLNLSPDFSIILGGRYREVRVEQGIIPTLANTRVAFASAPGIGGARIAGGKLTFLYDTRDSQLTPIKGSYVNFSTELNSNVEHDEANRWLRFTLDARHLFPHDGDSKVFVVRFLADGVMRARFSAQQAIPFYERPTLGGENTLRAFGLNRYFDNQAWAINIEERILVYQKDFVGHKVDLEVAPSLDMGKVQDLSVQGFSLNQAQINPGVGFRVMARPHVVGRLDVAYGRDGGNAFVGVDYPF from the coding sequence ATGACGGTGCGGACGGTTTCGCTCATCTGCGCCCTCGCCCTCTTGCTGGCGACCGGTCCGGCCGGCGCGGACCCGGCTCCTCAACCGCCCCTTGCCGGAAAGCTTATCGGCCCTCCGGAGCCAGGAGTATCGTCGGACGCGCTGGCCCTTTCCGAGGACAAGCAGGGCCGGGTCGTCTCGAAAGACGAAGACCTCGGGCCCTTCTTCCGGCGCGGCAACCTGACGTTTCTCCCGCTTCCGGCCTTCGCCTACACCCGCAACGAAAGCTTCTACGTGGGCGGGCTGATGCCGATCCTCAAGTCCGGCGAACAGGGGGAGATCAACGACATTTTCGCCCCCCAGTACCTGTACAACGAGTTCGTCGGGAGCAGCTTGACGATGAATTATTACGGGTACCGGACCGACACGGTCCAGTACCGTGCGATCGTCAACTACGCCGAGCGGGTCCAGCAGAACTACGACTTCTCGTACAAGGACCTGGGGGCGGGCGGCGGCCGCTACATCATCGGCGGGCAGATCAACTGGTTCAAGGATCCCTTCAAGCGCTTCTTCGGGTTGGGCAACGGGGCTCCGCTGTTCGCAGAATCCAACTATACGTCGCGGGAGTTCAATGTCAACGGGTACGTCGGCCTGAACCTCTCCCCGGACTTCTCGATCATCCTGGGCGGCCGGTACCGGGAGGTGCGGGTGGAGCAAGGCATCATCCCGACGCTGGCCAACACCAGGGTCGCCTTTGCCAGCGCGCCCGGCATCGGAGGCGCCCGGATCGCCGGAGGCAAGCTGACGTTCCTCTACGACACGCGCGACTCCCAGCTCACCCCGATCAAGGGCAGCTACGTGAACTTCTCCACCGAGCTCAACTCGAACGTCGAGCACGACGAAGCCAACCGGTGGCTCCGGTTCACGCTGGACGCCCGTCACCTCTTCCCCCACGACGGGGACAGCAAGGTTTTCGTGGTCCGGTTCCTGGCCGACGGCGTGATGCGGGCCCGCTTCAGTGCCCAACAGGCGATCCCGTTCTACGAGCGGCCGACGTTGGGCGGGGAAAATACTCTGCGGGCGTTCGGATTGAACCGCTACTTCGACAACCAGGCATGGGCCATCAACATCGAGGAACGGATCCTCGTCTATCAAAAGGACTTCGTCGGCCACAAGGTGGACCTGGAAGTGGCTCCGTCGCTCGACATGGGGAAAGTCCAAGACCTGAGCGTCCAGGGTTTCAGCCTGAACCAGGCGCAGATCAATCCGGGCGTGGGCTTCCGGGTGATGGCGCGCCCGCACGTGGTGGGGCGGCTGGACGTCGCCTACGGCCGGGACGGGGGCAACGCGTTCGTCGGGGTGGACTATCCGTTCTGA
- a CDS encoding TAXI family TRAP transporter solute-binding subunit, translating to MADAEPGPGGVRPDVRGALRHWQVAGLTGLALVGVFWYLHGPTVRMELSSGHPGSVYHQVAEELVEILDDAFPGFPDRARVTFHNLDSRGSVENVRRIMLGEAQLALAEEGIELENVSPRGASDKAPAQAGRPEVRALVVLFSVPLKVVVRRDLGGRGAGAMEDLTALKRVAEERRAGGAPVKVYIGAEGSGTRTVSRWVLDHYGFITNLETGQAGSFEFQVEGNDWDFDRARKGLEDNEIQVAFLMSQFSSDTVKSIARTGKFLLLSIDRAEGIHRSHPFLDMVRVPPGSYPAAVPFPDKEIQTLSADVVLVGSSELSDLEAYRIVQTLFLHSHELGSAFPFMAPLSKADQLRQRFYYPPHPGALAFYEGKREPHLLLDALTRYRDVLIGIFSIGGTAWAVFHFFVGRWRSRPILDRLHRDPSTKNLLELEREVTKLFATGKLDKDRYQSVKEYIKVHLDQADRAERAPKAGSDQNG from the coding sequence ATGGCTGATGCGGAACCGGGGCCGGGAGGCGTTCGACCGGACGTCCGGGGGGCCCTGCGCCATTGGCAGGTTGCGGGCCTGACCGGGCTGGCCCTCGTCGGCGTCTTCTGGTACTTGCACGGGCCGACGGTTCGAATGGAGCTCTCCTCCGGACATCCCGGCAGCGTGTACCACCAGGTCGCCGAGGAGCTGGTGGAGATCCTCGACGACGCGTTCCCCGGATTTCCCGATCGGGCGCGGGTGACCTTCCACAATCTGGACTCCCGCGGGTCAGTCGAGAACGTCCGGCGGATCATGCTCGGTGAGGCGCAGTTGGCCCTGGCCGAGGAGGGGATCGAGCTGGAGAACGTCTCTCCTCGCGGGGCGTCCGACAAGGCTCCGGCTCAAGCCGGCCGGCCGGAGGTTCGGGCGCTCGTGGTGCTGTTCAGCGTGCCGCTCAAGGTCGTGGTGCGGCGGGACCTCGGTGGCCGCGGCGCCGGAGCGATGGAGGACCTGACCGCACTCAAGCGGGTGGCCGAGGAGCGGCGGGCCGGAGGCGCGCCGGTGAAGGTGTACATCGGGGCGGAAGGCAGCGGAACCAGGACCGTGAGCCGGTGGGTGCTCGACCATTACGGGTTCATCACGAACCTGGAGACGGGACAGGCCGGCTCCTTCGAGTTCCAGGTCGAAGGCAACGACTGGGATTTCGACCGGGCCCGCAAGGGCCTTGAGGACAACGAGATCCAGGTGGCGTTCCTCATGAGCCAGTTCAGCAGCGACACGGTCAAATCCATCGCCAGGACGGGAAAATTCCTCCTCTTGTCGATTGACCGGGCGGAGGGCATTCACCGCTCGCACCCCTTTCTGGACATGGTGCGGGTCCCGCCGGGCAGCTATCCCGCGGCGGTGCCGTTCCCGGACAAGGAGATCCAGACCCTGTCCGCCGACGTGGTGTTGGTGGGGAGCAGCGAGCTCAGCGACCTGGAGGCCTATCGGATCGTCCAGACCCTGTTTCTGCACTCGCACGAGCTGGGCTCCGCATTCCCGTTCATGGCGCCCCTGTCCAAGGCCGACCAGCTCCGGCAGCGGTTCTACTATCCGCCCCATCCGGGCGCGTTGGCCTTCTACGAGGGCAAGCGGGAGCCGCACCTGCTGCTGGACGCCCTGACGCGCTACCGGGATGTCCTGATCGGAATCTTCTCGATCGGCGGGACGGCCTGGGCCGTGTTCCACTTCTTCGTGGGTCGCTGGCGAAGCCGCCCGATTTTGGACCGGCTCCACCGCGATCCGAGCACGAAAAACCTGTTGGAGCTGGAGCGGGAAGTGACCAAGCTCTTCGCCACCGGGAAGCTGGACAAGGACCGGTACCAGTCGGTCAAGGAGTACATCAAGGTCCACCTGGACCAGGCGGACCGGGCCGAGCGGGCGCCGAAGGCCGGCTCCGATCAGAACGGATAG
- a CDS encoding PG0541 family transporter-associated protein, protein MKMLMIVFRDSLTEEVLAFLGEQTIKAYTLVSNVSGVGKTGTAVGSFQSPALNAMVLAALPDEQADRAVRQVKEFRDRLAPDHPAGKVPLHVFVFPCTQVV, encoded by the coding sequence ATGAAGATGCTGATGATCGTCTTTCGCGACTCGCTGACGGAAGAGGTGCTCGCGTTTCTCGGCGAGCAGACCATCAAGGCCTACACGCTGGTTTCGAACGTGTCCGGCGTCGGAAAAACGGGCACCGCCGTCGGCTCGTTCCAGTCTCCGGCCCTGAACGCGATGGTCCTCGCTGCGTTGCCGGACGAGCAGGCGGACCGGGCGGTCAGGCAGGTGAAAGAATTCCGGGACCGGCTGGCGCCGGACCATCCGGCCGGCAAGGTTCCGTTGCACGTGTTCGTGTTCCCGTGTACGCAGGTGGTCTAA
- a CDS encoding CBS domain-containing protein, whose product MDLITTHMNADFDGLASMVAARKLYPGATLALSAGAQGPVRGFLAVHDLGLAKLKEVDLPQVTRLVLVDTQEPDRIGPLKELLARPGLSVHVFDHHPGGEPLALRAETRAVEPVGATTTILVERLKERGIPLTPFEATVLALGLYEETGSLAYASTTPRDLEAAAFVLRAGADLNLVSDTLRRPLDPDQVALLNDLLQQAETHYLDGRKVLLAASTFDRYRGDLAEVVHKLAEMERLDALLVAVAMDDKVEIIGRSRRPEIDVGRILEGFGGGGHPEAAAASVKGQTLVEVRERLAGLLAERFRPTLLARDVMTRPVKAIGQEATVGEAEATMTKYGVNVLPVLDGRERYLGLITREIIQKALFHGFGTSSVLHFLRTDEYRAGPETPFREVESRMIERNQRFVPIVAEGRVVGVITRTDLLRTLHDDVLASARARVKGQEGPDYVHRRNIRSVMKDRLPARIFTLLEEAGRLADRLEVSAYAVGGFVRDLLLGIENFDVDLVIEGDGIAFARALGKELTRRNGGATGAPARVKAHERFGTAVVALADGLKLDVATARTEYYEYPTALPTVERSSIKKDLYRRDFTINTLAVRLNAKSFGELIDFYGGQRDLNEKTIRVLHSLSFVEDPTRVFRAIRFEQRFGFRLSKETLALIKGAVKMDLFHRLSGHRLLEELILLFSEEEPRGAVARLAGLDLLRFIHPALKWSPRLAGLLKGVEDALDWYRLLYLERKLRPWLVYFTALMEVLPPRAVLETLKRLSVPEREAGMIRAGHGASNRILRQLARRPPPRPSEAYHLLAGQADETLLLLMAKTKSEQVKRQVSAYLTTYHHVRPTLTGADLKAMGLKPGPLYKKILTALLDARLNGEVKSDSGERDLARRIAGATGGAVR is encoded by the coding sequence GTGGATCTCATCACGACCCACATGAACGCGGACTTCGACGGGCTGGCGTCCATGGTGGCGGCGCGCAAGCTGTACCCGGGCGCCACGCTGGCCCTCTCCGCCGGGGCCCAGGGCCCGGTGCGCGGCTTCCTGGCCGTGCACGACCTCGGCCTGGCCAAGCTGAAGGAGGTCGATCTCCCGCAGGTGACCAGGCTGGTCCTGGTGGATACCCAGGAGCCGGACCGGATCGGCCCGCTCAAGGAGCTGCTGGCCCGGCCCGGCCTCTCCGTCCACGTCTTCGATCACCATCCCGGCGGCGAGCCGCTCGCCTTGCGCGCGGAGACGCGGGCGGTCGAGCCGGTCGGGGCCACGACGACGATCCTCGTCGAGCGGCTGAAGGAGCGGGGGATCCCGCTGACGCCGTTCGAGGCCACGGTGCTCGCGCTCGGGCTTTACGAGGAGACGGGCTCGCTGGCCTACGCGTCCACGACCCCGCGGGATTTGGAAGCGGCCGCCTTCGTGTTGCGCGCCGGGGCGGACCTCAACCTTGTGTCGGACACCCTGCGCCGCCCGCTTGACCCCGACCAGGTCGCGCTCCTCAACGACCTCCTGCAGCAGGCCGAGACGCACTATCTGGACGGCCGGAAAGTCCTGCTGGCCGCCAGCACCTTCGACCGGTACCGGGGAGACCTGGCCGAGGTGGTCCACAAGCTGGCCGAGATGGAGCGGCTGGACGCCCTGCTGGTCGCAGTGGCGATGGACGACAAGGTGGAGATCATCGGGCGCAGCCGGCGGCCCGAGATCGACGTGGGGCGGATTCTTGAAGGGTTCGGCGGCGGCGGCCATCCGGAAGCGGCGGCGGCCAGCGTCAAGGGCCAGACCCTGGTCGAAGTCAGGGAGCGGCTGGCCGGCCTGCTCGCCGAACGCTTCCGGCCGACCCTGCTGGCGCGGGACGTGATGACGAGGCCGGTGAAGGCCATCGGGCAGGAGGCGACGGTCGGCGAGGCCGAGGCCACGATGACCAAGTACGGGGTCAACGTGCTCCCGGTCCTGGACGGCCGCGAGCGGTACCTGGGGCTGATCACGCGCGAGATCATCCAGAAGGCCCTCTTTCACGGATTCGGGACGTCCTCCGTGCTGCATTTCCTCAGGACCGACGAGTACCGGGCCGGGCCGGAGACCCCGTTTCGGGAGGTCGAGTCCCGGATGATCGAGCGCAACCAGCGGTTCGTGCCCATCGTGGCGGAGGGGAGGGTCGTCGGCGTGATCACGAGAACCGACCTCCTGCGGACCCTGCACGACGACGTGCTGGCGTCGGCGCGGGCCAGGGTCAAGGGGCAGGAGGGGCCGGACTATGTCCATCGGCGGAACATCCGGTCCGTCATGAAGGACCGGCTGCCGGCAAGAATTTTCACGCTGCTGGAGGAGGCGGGCCGCCTGGCGGACCGGCTGGAGGTCTCCGCCTACGCCGTCGGGGGCTTCGTCCGCGATCTGCTGCTGGGCATCGAGAACTTCGACGTGGACCTGGTGATCGAGGGGGACGGCATCGCCTTCGCCCGCGCCCTCGGCAAGGAACTGACCCGTCGCAACGGCGGAGCAACGGGTGCCCCGGCGCGGGTCAAAGCGCACGAGCGGTTCGGCACGGCGGTCGTTGCGCTGGCCGACGGCCTCAAGCTGGACGTGGCGACGGCGCGCACCGAGTACTACGAGTATCCGACCGCGCTTCCGACTGTGGAACGGAGCTCGATCAAGAAGGATCTCTACCGGCGGGACTTCACGATCAACACGCTGGCCGTCCGCTTGAACGCCAAGTCCTTCGGGGAGTTGATCGACTTCTACGGGGGCCAGCGGGATCTCAACGAGAAGACCATCCGGGTGCTGCACAGCCTCAGCTTCGTGGAGGATCCCACCCGCGTCTTCCGGGCTATCCGGTTCGAGCAGCGCTTCGGATTCCGCCTCAGCAAGGAGACTCTGGCGCTGATCAAGGGGGCAGTCAAGATGGACCTGTTCCACCGGCTTTCGGGGCACCGGCTGCTGGAGGAGTTGATCCTGCTGTTCTCGGAGGAGGAGCCTCGCGGCGCCGTGGCGCGGCTGGCCGGACTGGACCTGCTGCGGTTTATCCATCCGGCCCTCAAGTGGTCTCCCCGGCTGGCGGGACTGTTGAAAGGGGTGGAGGATGCGCTGGACTGGTACCGGCTCCTGTATCTGGAACGGAAGCTCCGGCCGTGGCTGGTCTACTTCACGGCGCTGATGGAAGTGCTGCCTCCGCGGGCGGTCTTGGAGACCCTGAAGCGGCTCTCGGTGCCGGAGCGGGAGGCCGGGATGATCCGGGCGGGGCACGGCGCCTCGAACAGGATCCTGCGGCAGCTTGCCCGTCGTCCGCCGCCTCGGCCGTCGGAGGCCTACCATCTGCTGGCCGGGCAGGCCGACGAGACGCTGCTCCTCCTGATGGCCAAGACCAAGTCGGAGCAGGTCAAGCGCCAGGTGTCGGCTTACCTGACCACCTACCATCACGTGAGGCCGACGCTGACGGGGGCCGATCTCAAGGCCATGGGCCTGAAGCCGGGCCCGCTCTACAAAAAGATCCTGACCGCGCTGCTGGACGCCAGGCTGAACGGGGAAGTCAAGAGCGACAGCGGGGAACGGGACCTAGCCAGAAGGATCGCCGGAGCAACGGGGGGAGCCGTCCGATGA